In Oryza sativa Japonica Group chromosome 2, ASM3414082v1, the following are encoded in one genomic region:
- the LOC112937956 gene encoding uncharacterized protein yields MSAGGAFGGNRGVRPVPPEKGVFPLDHLHECDLEKKDYLACLKSTGFQSEKCRQFSKKYLECRMERNLMAKQDMSELGFRSEDVMNPSPNKKNNLESSASGPNEER; encoded by the exons ATGAGTGCAG GCGGTGCGTTTGGTGGAAATCGGGGCGTGAGGCCTGTGCCTCCCGAAAAGGGAGTGTTCCCACTGGATCACTTGCACGAGTGTGACTTG GAGAAGAAAGATTATCTTGCGTGCCTTAAATCAACTGGATTTCAGTCCGAAAAATGTCGGCAGTTCTCGAAGAAGTACCTGGAATGTAGGATGGAGAG AAACCTGATGGCAAAGCAAGATATGTCAGAGCTTGGGTTTAGAAGTGAGGATGTCATGAACCCATCacccaacaaaaaaaacaatctgGAAAGTTCTGCAAGTGGTCCAAACGAGGAAAGATAG